One genomic segment of Hevea brasiliensis isolate MT/VB/25A 57/8 chromosome 3, ASM3005281v1, whole genome shotgun sequence includes these proteins:
- the LOC131178301 gene encoding putative lipid-transfer protein DIR1 has protein sequence MASFKSNVIALWMVATFLTMTTMEGIKVVAVCNTYMKGINNQCYSQLDGNPPSTPSTQCCNLIQQVDLPCLCKYKYLLYTLGVDVKKAMEIPGKCGKQNPCY, from the coding sequence ATGGCTAGCTTTAAAAGTAATGTTATAGCATTGTGGATGGTAGCAACGTTTCTTACTATGACCACGATGGAAGGAATCAAGGTTGTAGCCGTTTGTAACACGTATATGAAGGGAATCAATAACCAATGTTATTCTCAGCTTGATGGAAATCCACCTTCTACTCCTAGCACGCAATGCTGCAACCTTATTCAACAAGTAGACTTGCCTTGTCTATGCAAATACAAGTATTTGCTATATACTCTTGGAGTTGATGTTAAAAAAGCCATGGAAATTCCTGGGAAGTGTGGGAAGCAAAATCCATGTTACTAA